In Mycolicibacterium mucogenicum DSM 44124, the following are encoded in one genomic region:
- a CDS encoding PPE family protein: MSTIWETLPPEVSSAMLSTGPGPGSLLAAGAAWRALAVQYADAATQLAGILATVQGGAWDGPTAQQYVAAHGPFLDWLTSMSAVAEAIAERHDTVVAAYSAAVAAMPTLAELAANHAVHTSLLATNFLGLNTIPIALNEADYGRMWLQAAATMRVYEGVSTVSLESSPIASPAPAITSAEAGMSARAASSGSGQFTFRDPAGVVVEQIRKLVNALAEWARDLPEPLRSIATQVLDGAAAAVNAKLFSILTYSVLDPLIYFGPFAAIPAPAAAAAAAAAASAAAPAEPAPELTPGPVVESVPLSDNHVQDRGAVPVVGTAAPAATASAPAPQSGSAPIPSSSPAPMAPMPDAPYLYAVGVGPDGEGSAPTVRGAATQAVSAPVQEPVAASAAVGERRAARRRRKSRQHRHEPMAADGRMTLPMPGEPEVSASGSHAELDATARGLVGSRATVPSEVVRKPMLPSTWARA, from the coding sequence GTGTCGACGATATGGGAGACGCTGCCGCCGGAGGTGAGCTCGGCGATGCTCTCGACCGGGCCGGGGCCCGGTTCATTGCTGGCAGCCGGCGCCGCGTGGCGGGCGTTGGCTGTCCAATATGCCGACGCCGCAACGCAATTGGCGGGGATCCTGGCAACGGTCCAGGGCGGGGCGTGGGACGGTCCGACCGCCCAGCAGTATGTGGCCGCGCATGGTCCGTTCCTCGACTGGCTGACCTCGATGAGCGCCGTTGCCGAGGCGATCGCCGAGCGGCACGACACCGTTGTCGCCGCCTATTCGGCGGCTGTCGCGGCGATGCCGACGTTGGCCGAACTCGCCGCCAATCACGCCGTGCACACCAGTCTGCTCGCGACGAATTTCCTTGGCCTCAACACCATTCCGATAGCGCTGAATGAAGCCGACTACGGCCGGATGTGGCTGCAGGCGGCCGCGACCATGCGGGTCTACGAGGGCGTCTCCACGGTAAGTCTCGAGTCGTCACCGATCGCATCGCCGGCGCCGGCCATCACGTCTGCGGAAGCCGGTATGTCGGCCCGTGCGGCCTCGTCGGGCTCGGGCCAATTCACGTTCCGTGATCCCGCGGGCGTCGTCGTCGAGCAGATCCGAAAGCTCGTCAACGCGCTGGCCGAGTGGGCCCGCGATCTGCCGGAACCGTTGCGCAGCATCGCCACTCAGGTGTTGGACGGCGCGGCGGCGGCGGTGAACGCCAAACTCTTCAGCATCCTGACCTACTCCGTGCTGGATCCGCTCATCTACTTCGGCCCGTTCGCCGCGATACCCGCACCCGCGGCCGCTGCTGCGGCGGCTGCCGCAGCAAGCGCCGCAGCCCCGGCCGAGCCGGCTCCGGAGCTGACGCCGGGTCCGGTCGTCGAATCAGTTCCTTTGAGCGACAACCACGTTCAGGATCGCGGCGCAGTGCCGGTGGTCGGCACTGCCGCGCCGGCGGCCACTGCGTCCGCGCCCGCGCCACAATCGGGTTCGGCGCCGATCCCGTCGTCGTCCCCCGCGCCGATGGCTCCCATGCCCGACGCGCCTTACCTGTACGCCGTCGGCGTCGGCCCGGACGGGGAGGGTTCGGCGCCGACCGTGCGCGGTGCGGCCACCCAGGCGGTATCTGCGCCGGTTCAGGAACCTGTGGCGGCAAGTGCGGCCGTCGGCGAGCGTCGCGCGGCGCGACGGCGCCGGAAATCGCGGCAACATCGGCACGAGCCGATGGCGGCCGATGGCCGGATGACGCTACCCATGCCGGGCGAGCCCGAGGTCAGCGCTTCCGGCAGCCATGCCGAACTGGATGCCACGGCACGTGGGCTGGTTGGTTCGCGGGCGACGGTGCCGAGCGAGGTGGTGCGGAAGCCGATGCTGCCGTCGACCTGGGCCAGGGCCTAG
- a CDS encoding TetR/AcrR family transcriptional regulator yields MAKSVGPRGSARARVIEAALALFADHGVNGTSLQMIADHLGVSKASVYYQFHSKDDIVLAVIRPVFAELDQLATAIEAQENAAARQEAAITGFVELAVRHRRVTAVFYRDPAIDTLVKTHEECSAINQRLRKVLGMDSADTETRVTMSLVTSGVYGSAMDPDLQDIPDDELHRILLQSARRLLAVEERDAIRR; encoded by the coding sequence GGCGCGGGCACGGGTGATCGAAGCCGCCCTGGCGTTGTTTGCGGACCACGGCGTGAACGGCACATCGCTGCAGATGATCGCGGATCACCTCGGGGTCAGCAAGGCTTCCGTGTACTACCAGTTCCATTCGAAGGACGACATCGTGCTCGCCGTGATCCGGCCGGTGTTCGCCGAACTCGATCAGCTGGCCACGGCGATCGAGGCGCAAGAGAACGCGGCGGCGCGCCAGGAAGCCGCGATCACCGGATTCGTCGAGCTCGCGGTCCGGCACCGGCGCGTGACGGCCGTCTTCTATCGCGACCCGGCCATCGACACCCTGGTCAAAACCCACGAGGAGTGCAGCGCCATCAACCAGCGCCTCCGCAAGGTGCTGGGAATGGACAGCGCAGATACCGAGACCCGGGTGACCATGTCGCTGGTCACCTCGGGCGTCTACGGCAGTGCGATGGATCCCGACCTACAGGACATCCCCGACGATGAACTCCACCGCATCCTGCTGCAGTCCGCGCGGCGGCTGCTTGCGGTGGAGGAGCGGGACGCTATTCGGCGATGA
- a CDS encoding nitroreductase family deazaflavin-dependent oxidoreductase — translation MTEHELSPTDWVRKQTEQILAQGTTDGVQILDRPVVLFTTTGAKSGKKRLVPLMRVEHNGRYALVASKGGAPEHPSWYHNVKANPQITAQDGDKVFELTTRELEGDERQEWWDRAVEAYPPYAEYQTKTDRLIPVFIAE, via the coding sequence GTGACCGAACATGAACTGAGCCCCACCGACTGGGTGCGCAAGCAGACCGAACAGATTCTGGCGCAGGGCACCACCGACGGGGTGCAGATCCTCGATCGGCCGGTGGTCCTGTTCACCACCACCGGAGCCAAGTCCGGCAAGAAGCGTCTCGTGCCGCTGATGCGGGTCGAGCACAACGGCCGCTACGCCCTCGTGGCGTCCAAGGGCGGTGCCCCCGAGCACCCGTCGTGGTACCACAACGTCAAGGCCAACCCGCAGATCACGGCGCAGGACGGCGACAAGGTCTTCGAGCTGACGACTCGTGAGCTCGAGGGCGACGAACGGCAGGAATGGTGGGACCGGGCCGTCGAGGCCTACCCGCCCTACGCCGAGTACCAGACCAAGACCGACCGCCTGATCCCCGTCTTCATCGCCGAATAG